A window of Ictidomys tridecemlineatus isolate mIctTri1 chromosome 15, mIctTri1.hap1, whole genome shotgun sequence contains these coding sequences:
- the Rps11 gene encoding small ribosomal subunit protein uS17 — MADIQTERAYQKQPTIFQNKKRVLLGETGKEKLPRYYKNIGLGFKTPKEAIEGTYIDKKCPFTGNVSIRGRILSGVVTKMKMQRTIVIRRDYLHYIRKYNRFEKRHKNMSVHLSPCFRDVQIGDIVTVGECRPLSKTVRFNVLKVTKAAGTKKQFQKF, encoded by the exons ATGGCGGACATTCAG ACAGAGCGTGCCTACCAAAAGCAGCCGACCATCTTTCAAAACAAGAAGAGGGTCCTGCTGGGAGAAACGGGGAAGGAGAAACTCCCTCGATACTACAAAAATATTGGTCTGGGCTTCAAGACACCAAAAGAG GCCATTGAGGGCACCTACATTGACAAGAAGTGCCCTTTCACTGGTAACGTTTCCATCCGAGGGCGGATCCTGTCTG GTGTGGTGACCAAGATGAAGATGCAAAGGACCATTGTGATCCGCCGGGACTATCTCCACTACATTCGCAAATACAATCGCTTTGAGAAGCGCCACAAGAATATGTCTGTGCACCTGTCCCCCTGCTTCAG GGACGTCCAGATTGGTGACATTGTCACAGTTGGCGAGTGCAGGCCTCTGAGCAAGACGGTGCGCTTCAATGTACTCAAGGTCACCAAGGCAGCTGGCACCAAGAAGCAGTTCCAGAAGTTCTAA
- the Rpl13a gene encoding large ribosomal subunit protein uL13 isoform X1: protein MAEGQVLVLDGRGHLLGRLAAIVAKQVLLGRKVVVVRCEGINISGNFYRNKLKYLAFLRKRMNTNPSRGPYHFRAPSRIFWRTVRGMLPHKTKRGQAALDRLKVFDGIPPPYDKKKRMVVPAALKVVRLKPTRKFAYLGRLAHEVGWKYQAVTATLEEKRKEKAKIHYRKKKQLMRLRKQAEKNVEKKINKFTEVLRINGLLV, encoded by the exons ATGGCGGAGGGGCAG GTCCTAGTGCTGGATGGTCGAGGCCATCTCCTGGGCCGCCTGGCGGCCATTGTGGCCAAACAGGTACTGCTGG GCCGCAAGGTGGTGGTTGTGCGCTGTGAGGGCATCaacatttctggaaatttctaCAGAAACAAGT TGAAGTACCTGGCCTTCCTCCGCAAGAGGATGAATACCAACCCATCCCGAGGCCCGTACCACTTCCGGGCCCCCAGTCGCATCTTCTGGAGGACTGTACGAG GCATGCTGCCCCACAAGACCAAACGAGGCCAGGCTGCCCTGGACCGCCTCAAGGTGTTTGATGGGATTCCACCACCCTACGACAAG AAAAAGCGGATGGTGGTTCCTGCTGCCCTGAAGGTTGTGCGACTGAAGCCAACAAGAAAG TTTGCCTACCTGGGGCGCCTGGCTCATGAGGTCGGCTGGAAGTACCAGGCAGTGACAGCCACCttggaggagaagagaaaggagaaagccaAGATCCATTACCGGAAGAAAAAACAGCTTATG AGGCTACGAAAACAGGCAGAAAAGAATGTGGAGAAGAAAATTAACAAGTTCACAGAGGTCCTCAGGATCAATGGACTCCTAGTCTGA
- the Rpl13a gene encoding large ribosomal subunit protein uL13 isoform X2, translating into MVLVLDGRGHLLGRLAAIVAKQVLLGRKVVVVRCEGINISGNFYRNKLKYLAFLRKRMNTNPSRGPYHFRAPSRIFWRTVRGMLPHKTKRGQAALDRLKVFDGIPPPYDKKKRMVVPAALKVVRLKPTRKFAYLGRLAHEVGWKYQAVTATLEEKRKEKAKIHYRKKKQLMRLRKQAEKNVEKKINKFTEVLRINGLLV; encoded by the exons ATG GTCCTAGTGCTGGATGGTCGAGGCCATCTCCTGGGCCGCCTGGCGGCCATTGTGGCCAAACAGGTACTGCTGG GCCGCAAGGTGGTGGTTGTGCGCTGTGAGGGCATCaacatttctggaaatttctaCAGAAACAAGT TGAAGTACCTGGCCTTCCTCCGCAAGAGGATGAATACCAACCCATCCCGAGGCCCGTACCACTTCCGGGCCCCCAGTCGCATCTTCTGGAGGACTGTACGAG GCATGCTGCCCCACAAGACCAAACGAGGCCAGGCTGCCCTGGACCGCCTCAAGGTGTTTGATGGGATTCCACCACCCTACGACAAG AAAAAGCGGATGGTGGTTCCTGCTGCCCTGAAGGTTGTGCGACTGAAGCCAACAAGAAAG TTTGCCTACCTGGGGCGCCTGGCTCATGAGGTCGGCTGGAAGTACCAGGCAGTGACAGCCACCttggaggagaagagaaaggagaaagccaAGATCCATTACCGGAAGAAAAAACAGCTTATG AGGCTACGAAAACAGGCAGAAAAGAATGTGGAGAAGAAAATTAACAAGTTCACAGAGGTCCTCAGGATCAATGGACTCCTAGTCTGA
- the Flt3lg gene encoding fms-related tyrosine kinase 3 ligand isoform X1, translating to MIVLAPAWSPISSLLLLLLLSPGLRGTPDCSFKHSPITSTFAATIRKLSDYLLHDYPVTVASNLQDEELCKALWQLVLAQRWMEQLKTVAGSQMKILLEDVNTEIHFVTLCAFQPLPSCLRFVQTNISHLLQDTLEQLVALKPWITRRNFSRCLELQCQPDSSTLPPPRSPRALGATALPAPQSHLLFLLLLLPAALPPLAALLCLRWRRVNGRPAPQDTEAQQEESPIRGHTPSTQRKAATDWSLPRHHCPSGWRVRQNSALCIKPLSP from the exons ATGATAGTGCTGGCGCCAGCCTGGAGCCCAATT TcctcactgctgctgctgctgctgctgagcccTGGCCTCCGGGGGACCCCCGACTGCTCCTTCAAGCACAGCCCCATCACATCCACTTTTGCAGCCACCATCCGCAAGCTG TCTGACTACCTGCTTCACGATTACCCAGTCACTGTGGCCTCCAACCTGCAGGAC GAAGAACTCTGCAAGGCGCTGTGGCAGTTGGTACTGGCTCAGCGCTGGATGGAGCAACTCAAAACTGTGGCCGGGTCTCAGATGAAAATCCTCCTGGAGGACGTCAACACTGAAATACATTTTGTCACCTTATGTGCCTTCCAG cccctccccagctgcCTTCGCTTCGTCCAGACCAACATCTCCCACCTCCTGCAGGACACCCTCGAGCAGCTGGTGGCTCTGAAGCCCTGGATCACCCGCCGGAATTTCTCTCGGTGCCTGGAGCTGCAGTGCCAGCCCG ACTCCTCCACCCTGCCGCCCCCAAGGAGTCCCCGGGCCCTGGGGGCAACAGCACTGCCAGCCCCTCAGTCCCACCTGctgttcctgctgctgctgctgcccgcGGCCCTCCCACCACTGGCCGCTCTCCTGTGCCTACGCTGGAGAAGGGTGAATGGCCGCCCTGCCCCTCAG GACACTGAGGCCCAGCAAGAGGAGTCACCTATCAGAGGACACACGCCCAGTACACAGAGGAAGGCGGCTACAGACTGGTCCCTTCCTAGGCACCATTGCCCCTCAGGATGGAGGGTACGCCAGAACTCAGCCCTCTGTATAAAGCCCTTGTCCCCATGA
- the Flt3lg gene encoding fms-related tyrosine kinase 3 ligand isoform X2 encodes MIVLAPAWSPISSLLLLLLLSPGLRGTPDCSFKHSPITSTFAATIRKLSDYLLHDYPVTVASNLQDEELCKALWQLVLAQRWMEQLKTVAGSQMKILLEDVNTEIHFVTLCAFQDTLEQLVALKPWITRRNFSRCLELQCQPDSSTLPPPRSPRALGATALPAPQSHLLFLLLLLPAALPPLAALLCLRWRRVNGRPAPQDTEAQQEESPIRGHTPSTQRKAATDWSLPRHHCPSGWRVRQNSALCIKPLSP; translated from the exons ATGATAGTGCTGGCGCCAGCCTGGAGCCCAATT TcctcactgctgctgctgctgctgctgagcccTGGCCTCCGGGGGACCCCCGACTGCTCCTTCAAGCACAGCCCCATCACATCCACTTTTGCAGCCACCATCCGCAAGCTG TCTGACTACCTGCTTCACGATTACCCAGTCACTGTGGCCTCCAACCTGCAGGAC GAAGAACTCTGCAAGGCGCTGTGGCAGTTGGTACTGGCTCAGCGCTGGATGGAGCAACTCAAAACTGTGGCCGGGTCTCAGATGAAAATCCTCCTGGAGGACGTCAACACTGAAATACATTTTGTCACCTTATGTGCCTTCCAG GACACCCTCGAGCAGCTGGTGGCTCTGAAGCCCTGGATCACCCGCCGGAATTTCTCTCGGTGCCTGGAGCTGCAGTGCCAGCCCG ACTCCTCCACCCTGCCGCCCCCAAGGAGTCCCCGGGCCCTGGGGGCAACAGCACTGCCAGCCCCTCAGTCCCACCTGctgttcctgctgctgctgctgcccgcGGCCCTCCCACCACTGGCCGCTCTCCTGTGCCTACGCTGGAGAAGGGTGAATGGCCGCCCTGCCCCTCAG GACACTGAGGCCCAGCAAGAGGAGTCACCTATCAGAGGACACACGCCCAGTACACAGAGGAAGGCGGCTACAGACTGGTCCCTTCCTAGGCACCATTGCCCCTCAGGATGGAGGGTACGCCAGAACTCAGCCCTCTGTATAAAGCCCTTGTCCCCATGA
- the Flt3lg gene encoding fms-related tyrosine kinase 3 ligand isoform X3 has protein sequence MIVLAPAWSPISSLLLLLLLSPGLRGTPDCSFKHSPITSTFAATIRKLSDYLLHDYPVTVASNLQDEELCKALWQLVLAQRWMEQLKTVAGSQMKILLEDVNTEIHFVTLCAFQPLPSCLRFVQTNISHLLQDTLEQLVALKPWITRRNFSRCLELQCQPDSSTLPPPRSPRALGATALPAPQSHLLFLLLLLPAALPPLAALLCLRWRRVNGRPAPQVPPASSPQGVLLVEC, from the exons ATGATAGTGCTGGCGCCAGCCTGGAGCCCAATT TcctcactgctgctgctgctgctgctgagcccTGGCCTCCGGGGGACCCCCGACTGCTCCTTCAAGCACAGCCCCATCACATCCACTTTTGCAGCCACCATCCGCAAGCTG TCTGACTACCTGCTTCACGATTACCCAGTCACTGTGGCCTCCAACCTGCAGGAC GAAGAACTCTGCAAGGCGCTGTGGCAGTTGGTACTGGCTCAGCGCTGGATGGAGCAACTCAAAACTGTGGCCGGGTCTCAGATGAAAATCCTCCTGGAGGACGTCAACACTGAAATACATTTTGTCACCTTATGTGCCTTCCAG cccctccccagctgcCTTCGCTTCGTCCAGACCAACATCTCCCACCTCCTGCAGGACACCCTCGAGCAGCTGGTGGCTCTGAAGCCCTGGATCACCCGCCGGAATTTCTCTCGGTGCCTGGAGCTGCAGTGCCAGCCCG ACTCCTCCACCCTGCCGCCCCCAAGGAGTCCCCGGGCCCTGGGGGCAACAGCACTGCCAGCCCCTCAGTCCCACCTGctgttcctgctgctgctgctgcccgcGGCCCTCCCACCACTGGCCGCTCTCCTGTGCCTACGCTGGAGAAGGGTGAATGGCCGCCCTGCCCCTCAG GTGCCCCCTGCCTCCAGTCCCCAGGGTGTGCTGCTTGTGGAGTGCTGA